The sequence tattaaaactttatagttatatttatcaATTTGATTTGAACAGCCCGCAACACATTAACAagtttaaaatgtgctttacatTTGATGCGTCATTTTACCTAAAAAAGCTACATTGACAGCTTTAGGCTTGCGGGGGCACAGGATGGAAACTGCAGTAATGACTCCTAATGTCCCTTCTGAGCCAATGAAAAGCTGCTTGAGGTCATAACCAGTGTTGTCCTTGCGAAGTGTGGCCAAGCAGTTCAAAATCCGCCCATCTGCCAAAACCTACACATGTGAGACATAAAGAATACAACTTAAAGCCATTTCGATCCTTTGCATCATATAAAAAGAGGCTGATTTCTTCCTCTTAATGATTCAAGTCTAACACAAAAGCATGAATGTATTATTATCAAACTGTATGAGCAAGAAATCAATACTAATTTGACACTTTCATTGTCTAAGTTGAGTCAgttctaagtgttttttttaatggaacatcATCTATCAGAATGTCTGGGGTGTTCATTTCTGTTAAAGGGGAGGACCTCACCACTTCCAGGCCCAGAACTGTCCCTCGAAGCGACCCGTAGCGCAGCAGTCTGAGACCACCTGCATTTGTGGACACATTCCCTCCGATATGGCAGCTTCCCTTCGCCCCTAGATCCAGCGGCATGATGAAGTCTCTTTCCTCTAGATAGTTAGACAGGTTCTCCAACACACAGCCTGCCTGACAAGTGAGGATACCTGGAAGCCAAACAAGTATCCTTttgttcttttatatttaaatttgtcactgatgatagATGCTTCATGAAAACGAGGTGATTTAGCAAACACACCTGAGATGTTGTCGAATGTGATGACTTGCTTCATTAAAGAAGTGGAAAGGATGATCTCATCAAAAACAGGGACACTTCCTCCCACCAGACCTGTGTTTCCTCCCTGCGGACACACTGCCAGATTCCGCTCATTACAGTACCTGTGAAAAACATGGATGATTTAATAGTACAATTTTTGTAACCTTCTGTAAAAGTCAATGTGATCATGAAAAACTGACCTAAGAATCTGAGAGACCTCTTCTGTTGTTTTAGGTCTCAGAAGTACTTCACTATTACctcaagaaaaacacacacattcattaaaatactgctactttttaatctgaaatattattattcctAAACACTACACTTAGTTTAGTGTATATTGTATTTAGACTCTGCTGAATCTTTAGATTGTTTCCATCTTATATGTTTGCATCATATTAtgtcacataaacacattaccatttaaattattttcgtTGTTGTCTGaaagaaataatgatttcattcagcaaggacacaatgaattgatcaaaagcgacagtaaagacttctactttaaacaaatattgttcttttgaatttcctattcatcaaagaaccacaaaaaaataaaatactttcaacattaataaaaataagtattttttatttcttgaatCAGGAAATCagcattataaaatgattaaatctaataaaaatattaaaagtgaaGGATcttgtgaaactgaagactggagtaaagatgatgaaaattcagctttgccattacagaaataaaaaagttgttttaaattgtaataatatttaacaaacttACTGTTTGAAAAtattcctgaccccaaactttttaactaaAATGTGACAAACGCTCACTTACTTACAgataaaacatacataaagctTGAAAACTATTCTTTAGGAAATGCAAATTGAGTTCACCTTCCACTGTCTTAAGCCAGTCTACATTGCTGGACTTCAGCAGGTCTGGATCAGTGATGGTTCTTCCAGGCAGCAGTGTTCTAAAGAAGGCAAGGTCTTCCTGTGTGACCCTGGAGAAGGGTAAACGTGGTGGGGCAGCACCGGGGTTGCCTGGACTGGCTCCCAGCCCTCTGTTGTGCACACAGCGATGCTGAATCAGAGCTCTGTCTACAGCAGTGAGATCAGTGCTGTACTGTCGACACAGAGACCAGATATATGTGGACTTCAGAGGAATTCTTGCAAACCTCTGAAAGATCCCCATATCTATAGTGGAGAGAAGATGACACAGATTACTTACAATTCAAATTGTACTGAAGTTTACCACTCAAACAATGGGCAGATAACACAATTAGATGTACATTAACTTCAGTCTTATCGCATATGAATAAATAGTTGACACAGCGCGCCAGCAAACCTATTACAGTCACCACAGCACACAGTAATCATATTTCTAGAACAAAATACATTATCTTGAATCTGGTTATGGTAATCTGTTTACATGTTGCAGAATATTCCATAATAGTAATAATGCTGTATCAGAATATAAACCCATTACATAATGTcagaatataaatatgatattacatgctatattgtgatatattattactgtattatatagattgttatatttatttaaagtaacattaaTGGTCAGTGAAGTTTGGTAAAGGCTCATAACGACAAATACTATTGACCCAAGTAACTACAAAATgctattgaaataaaaacaaataaaatacatttcaccaGGGTTTCTGTCTGCATTTGTTACATTAAAGGGTTAACAGCTTTAATACGCCTGACATAAACATGTTGGTGCTTTGACCCGTAGTTCATTAACATTCGTTAAATTTATTCAAGATCTTGCTACAAAACATGTCAGGTGGGATACCTACTGTATCAGAAGTGTAGGGAGTTTCAGCTGGTTTCAcattatttccattattattatcatttttccTACAGCACAGGGCTGTTCAAATGTTACGATTAACTTCCTCGTGACCTTTGAGTTTTTGCAAAATGATTACAAAGTGAAACAGCGCTGTCTGTTGGAGAGGAGTATAATGGCGCACATTCATCCAGAGGGTAAGCGTTTGGTtcctgtattattattgtttttttattatttctaccACACACATTATAAAACAATGGCTTCATGTACGTTTTAACTgaccatgtcaaagattgaaatcatagtgaaattaatgaatgaaatcaaactttgatgctcgTTATCTcatagattttgagactttagcctggatttcacagagagggtcacattttattttttattttctgaaacaaaaaaaaaccaccaaacatCGAGTCAGGCATTGcttattttattgataatttatacagtattataaatCTGAAGcaggtttatttataatatgtttcGTCTTTTACAAGGTCATTATGAACAATTTTCAAACCCTTATGTAGCATCTCATGTTGATGTTGTTAAAGCACATCATCTGGATATCTAAAGCACAATGTTGCCTTATACATTCATTTATGAAGTTCCACCTTTATTTATGACATTAACAGTAGTTCACATCTCAGCTGAATcaacacaaacactataatttcAGACTACTGTTAATAATTCTGAAAAGTTGAATATCTACTGATGCTGATGCAACTAATTAGTTTAGAACATGACTTGTGCTCTGAAATGGGTCTGTTTGGTGGTGTTATTGCTCATGCCCATCTTCAGCATCCACTTGGACTTCATCCTCCGCACGTACTGCATGTCCTTCTGCTGCTGGCTCACAAAGCCTTTACCTGCAAGAGAAGACACGGTTTAAACAGTCAATGGTGCAGAAATAAAGTTAACTATCACCAGACAGCTCCTGAGAAACCTAACTTACCAAAGTCTCCTGCCCATCCAAGTGCTTTGTACTGTTTAAGGACTCGACCAACAGCCTTCTGGTTATGAGCTGGAACCAATGCCCTCTGAACACCAAACCTCTGCTTATAGTACCTCATCAGGGAGCGATGGCCAATCTTTG is a genomic window of Cyprinus carpio isolate SPL01 chromosome B2, ASM1834038v1, whole genome shotgun sequence containing:
- the d2hgdh gene encoding D-2-hydroxyglutarate dehydrogenase, mitochondrial; translated protein: MGIFQRFARIPLKSTYIWSLCRQYSTDLTAVDRALIQHRCVHNRGLGASPGNPGAAPPRLPFSRVTQEDLAFFRTLLPGRTITDPDLLKSSNVDWLKTVEGNSEVLLRPKTTEEVSQILRYCNERNLAVCPQGGNTGLVGGSVPVFDEIILSTSLMKQVITFDNISGILTCQAGCVLENLSNYLEERDFIMPLDLGAKGSCHIGGNVSTNAGGLRLLRYGSLRGTVLGLEVVLADGRILNCLATLRKDNTGYDLKQLFIGSEGTLGVITAVSILCPRKPKAVNVAFLGCSSFQQLLETFQCCRGMLGEILSAFEFLDASCMSLLEKHLKLTNPITESPFYIVIETAGSNATHDEEKLHKFLEEVMTSSLVTDGTVATEATKIKALWSLRERVTEALTHEGYTYKYDISLPVEKIYDLVQDMRGHLGDMAKNVVGYGHVGDGNLHLNITSPSKDPALLAAIEPYVYEWTSKWKGSISAEHGLGLKKRNYIYYSKPSEAVALMGSIKAMLDPKGILNPYKTLPDNIH